One window from the genome of Paramisgurnus dabryanus chromosome 22, PD_genome_1.1, whole genome shotgun sequence encodes:
- the agtr1b gene encoding type-1 angiotensin II receptor A, translating to MDNKTLVKSDSFYVNCSTSGRHNFIFQFIPVVYGCNFFIGIIGNSMVVAVIYRYMKLKTVANVFVLNLAISDLTSLITLPLWAAYTAMGYHWPFGTFLCKASAGLVMFNLYTSIFFLTALSIDRYLAIVHPVRSRRQRTLLYANLTCMFIWVFALVLCMPTALSRDVYDSGNSTLCAILHHSERIHLLVTLSVLKSVLGFLVPFLIIITCYWLIGQSLLDSQGLLRKNVRSREDETLRMLAAAVLAFFVCWAPHQAFHFMELLAMLHVVTKCQILDIIDTAIPCTICISYLNCCVNPILYGFVGHNFRKNLLRLLGCGSGKANGVLAQS from the coding sequence atggacAACAAGACGTTGGTTAAGAGTGATAGCTTCTACGTGAACTGCAGCACGTCTGGACGGCACAACTTTATCTTCCAGTTCATCCCTGTGGTCTACGGATGCAATTTCTTCATTGGGATCATCGGAAACAGCATGGTGGTGGCCGTCATCTACCGCTACATGAAGCTGAAAACGGTAGCCAACGTGTTTGTGCTAAATCTAGCTATTTCAGATCTCACCTCCCTTATCACGCTGCCATTGTGGGCGGCCTACACGGCCATGGGTTACCACTGGCCCTTTGGAACTTTCTTGTGCAAGGCAAGCGCTGGACTGGTCATGTTCAATCTCTACACTAGTATATTCTTCCTGACAGCTCTTAGCATCGATCGATATCTCGCAATAGTACACCCAGTGCGTTCTAGACGTCAGCGCACCCTCCTCTATGCCAACCTTACTTGCATGTTTATATGGGTTTTCGCCTTAGTTCTCTGCATGCCCACAGCGCTAAGCAGGGATGTGTATGACAGTGGCAACTCTACGTTGTGCGCCATTTTGCACCACAGTGAGCGAATCCACTTGCTCGTTACCCTTAGCGTGCTAAAGAGCGTGCTAGGGtttcttgtgcctttcctcatAATCATTACCTGCTATTGGCTTATTGGTCAGTCCCTGCTGGATTCTCAGGGACTGCTGAGAAAGAACGTTCGCTCTCGGGAAGACGAGACTCTACGGATGCTAGCCGCAGCCGTGCTggctttctttgtttgttggGCTCCTCACCAAGCTTTTCACTTTATGGAACTGCTGGCCATGCTTCATGTGGTGACAAAGTGTCAAATTCTTGATATTATTGACACCGCTATTCCATGTACAATATGCATTTCCTATCTGAACTGTTGCGTCAACCCCATCCTTTATGGTTTTGTTGGACACAACTTTCGTAAGAACTTATTAAGGTTGCTGGGCTGTGGCTCTGGTAAAGCAAACGGCGTATTAGCTCAAAGTTGA
- the cpb1 gene encoding carboxypeptidase B, whose amino-acid sequence MKVLLLLGLVAVALCEQTRFVGEKVFRLKPETNEHVSIIKELGRNVEVDFWKPDSVEIVTVGMNVDIHVPAAQLSMVSTILHQSGMEVEVLIEDLQVAVDAQTDNNRFTKAHDYMKYNSWDTVNDWAISISAANPELITREVIGNTFEGRAMNLLRVGKKTGSAKPAVFMDCGFHAREWISPAFCQWFVQEALSTYGSDAEMTNLLDKMDFLVLPIFNIDGYAYTWSNNRMWRKTRSKSSGSCVGTDPNRNFDAGWCTTGASSNPCSDTYCGSRPESEIESKNLANFIRSNKSIIKSYLTVHSYSQLLLFPYSYKYELAAHHSELLSVAKGAVAALTSLYGTKYEYGPGAVTIYPAAGGSDDWAYDQGIKYSYTFELRDTGRYGFLLPESQIKPTCEETMLAVKYIASYVLKNL is encoded by the exons ATGAAGGTTCTGTTGCTCTTGGGATTGGTGGCTGTCGCTCTCTGTGAGCAAACCAGATTTGTGGG AGAGAAGGTCTTCCGTTTGAAACCTGAAACTAATGAACATGTTTCAATCATCAAGGAACTGGGCCGCAATGTTGAG GTGGATTTCTGGAAACCAGACAGTGTTGAAATCGTGACCGTTGGCATGAATGTTGACATTCATGTTCCTGCAGCCCAACTTTCCATGGTCTCCACAATTTTACACCAGAGTGGCATGGAGGTTga GGTCCTGATTGAAGATCTTCAGGTGGCTGTGGATGCTCAGACGGACAACAATAGGTTCACAAAGGCTCATGACTACATGAAatacaacagctgggacaca GTCAATGACTGGGCCATTTCCATCAGTGCTGCCAATCCTGAACTGATCACCAGGGAGGTGATTGGAAACACTTTTGAAGGGCGTGCCATGAACCTTCTGAGG GTTGGTAAGAAGACAGGCTCTGCTAAGCCAGCTGTGTTCATGGACTGTGGCTTTCATGCTAGAGAGTGGATCAGTCCTGCTTTCTGCCAGTGGTTTGTACAGGAG GCTTTGTCTACCTATGGCAGTGATGCTGAGATGACCAATCTTCTTGATAAAATGGACTTTCTCGTTCTTCCCATCTTCAACATTGATGGCTATGCATACACCTGGAGCaat AACAGGATGTGGAGAAAAACCCGCTCCAAATCTAGTGGCAGCTGTGTGGGCACTGACCCCAACAGAAACTTTGATGCTGGATGGTGCA CCACCGGAGCTTCCAGCAACCCTTGCAGCGACACATACTGCGGAAGCCGTCCAGAGTCTGAGATTGAGTCCAAGAATCTGGCCAACTTCATTCGCAGCAACAAGTCCATCATCAAGTCCTACCTGACAGTCCATTCATATTCTCAACTGCTCCTTTTCCCCTATTCCTACAAATATGAACTGGCTGCTCACCACTCAGAACTG CTCAGTGTGGCTAAGGGAGCTGTTGCAGCGCTGACTAGCCTGTATGGCACCAAATACGAATATGGACCTGGCGCTGTCACCATCT ACCCTGCTGCTGGTGGATCTGATGACTGGGCCTACGACCAGGGCATTAAGTATTCATACACCTTTGAGCTGCGTGACACCGGGCGTTACGGTTTCCTGCTCCCTGAATCTCAGATCAAGCCCACTTGTGAGGAGACCATGCTGGCTGTCAAATACATTGCTAGCTATGTGCTAAAGAACCTGTAG